The Salmonella enterica subsp. houtenae serovar Houten genome has a segment encoding these proteins:
- the polA gene encoding DNA polymerase I → MVQIPENPLILVDGSSYLYRAYHAFPPLTNSAGEPTGAMYGVLNMLRSLIMQYQPTHAAVVFDAKGKTFRDELFEHYKSHRPPMPDDLRAQIEPLHAMVKAMGLPLLAVSGVEADDVIGTLAREAEKVGRPVLISTGDKDMAQLVTPNITLINTMTNTILGPDEVVNKYGVPPELIIDFLALMGDSSDNIPGVPGVGEKTAQALLQGLGGLDTLYAEPEKIADLSFRGAKTMAGKLAQNKDVAYLSYKLATIKTDVELELTCEQLEVQQPIADELLGLFKKYEFKRWTADVESGKWLQAKGAKPATKPQETVVIDESLSEPTASLSYENYVTILDEATLEIWIEKLKKAPVFAFDTETDSLDNIAANLVGLSFAIEPGVAAYVPVAHDYLDAPDQISRQRVLELLKPLLEDENACKVGQNLKYDRGVLQNYGIELRGIAFDTMLESYILNSVAGRHDMDSLSDRWLKHKTITFEDIAGKGKNQLTFNQIALEEAGRYAAEDADVTLQLHLKMWPELQQHKGPLNVFENIEMPLVPVLSRVERNGVKIDPAVLHKHSEEITLRLAELEKKAHDLAGEAFNLSSTKQLQTILFEKQGIKPLKKTPGGAPSTSEEVLEELALDYPLPKVILEYRGLAKLKSTYTDKLPLMINPKTGRVHTSYHQAVTATGRLSSTDPNLQNIPVRNDEGRRIRQAFIAPEDYLIVSADYSQIELRIMAHLSRDKGLLTAFAEGKDIHRATAAEVFGLPLDSVTGEQRRSAKAINFGLIYGMSAFGLSRQLNISRKEAQKYMDLYFERYPGVLEYMERTRAQAKEQGYVETLEGRRLYLPDIKSSNAARRAGAERAAINAPMQGTAADIIKRAMIAVDAWLQAEQPRVRMIMQVHDELVFEVHKDDLDAVSKRIHQLMENCTRIDVPLLVEVGSGENWDQAH, encoded by the coding sequence ATGGTTCAGATCCCAGAAAATCCTCTTATTCTCGTAGATGGCTCATCCTATCTCTATCGCGCATATCATGCGTTTCCGCCGTTAACCAATAGCGCGGGAGAGCCTACGGGCGCAATGTATGGTGTCCTCAACATGCTACGCAGCCTGATCATGCAGTATCAGCCGACGCATGCTGCAGTGGTGTTTGATGCCAAAGGAAAAACCTTCCGTGATGAACTCTTTGAACATTACAAATCGCATCGTCCTCCGATGCCAGATGATCTGCGTGCGCAAATAGAGCCGTTACATGCCATGGTTAAAGCAATGGGACTTCCCCTGCTGGCGGTCTCTGGCGTAGAAGCGGATGACGTTATCGGCACACTGGCGCGAGAAGCGGAGAAGGTGGGACGTCCAGTGCTGATCAGCACCGGCGATAAAGATATGGCACAGCTGGTAACGCCGAATATTACGCTGATCAACACTATGACCAACACCATCCTCGGCCCGGATGAAGTCGTTAATAAGTACGGCGTGCCGCCTGAACTGATTATCGACTTTCTGGCGCTGATGGGGGACTCCTCGGATAATATTCCTGGCGTACCGGGCGTGGGTGAGAAGACGGCGCAAGCCTTGCTGCAGGGATTGGGGGGCCTGGATACGCTGTACGCCGAGCCGGAAAAAATTGCCGACCTTTCTTTCCGCGGCGCCAAAACGATGGCCGGAAAATTAGCGCAGAATAAAGATGTCGCGTACCTGTCTTATAAACTGGCCACCATTAAAACGGATGTTGAGCTGGAATTGACCTGTGAACAGCTTGAAGTGCAACAGCCGATTGCGGATGAACTGCTGGGACTATTTAAAAAATATGAATTTAAGCGCTGGACGGCGGATGTCGAGTCGGGCAAGTGGCTTCAGGCAAAGGGCGCGAAACCAGCGACAAAACCGCAGGAAACAGTCGTTATTGATGAATCGCTCAGCGAGCCGACAGCGTCGCTCTCTTATGAAAATTATGTCACTATTCTGGACGAAGCCACGCTGGAAATCTGGATAGAAAAGCTCAAAAAAGCGCCAGTTTTTGCTTTCGACACCGAGACCGACAGTCTGGATAATATCGCCGCCAACCTGGTGGGCCTCTCGTTTGCCATCGAACCTGGCGTTGCCGCGTATGTGCCTGTCGCACATGATTATCTGGATGCTCCGGATCAAATATCCCGCCAGCGTGTGCTGGAACTGTTGAAGCCGCTGCTGGAAGATGAAAATGCCTGCAAAGTGGGGCAAAATCTCAAGTATGATCGCGGCGTCTTGCAGAACTACGGCATTGAGCTGCGCGGTATCGCCTTCGATACTATGCTTGAGTCTTACATTCTGAACAGCGTCGCCGGACGCCATGATATGGACAGCTTGTCCGATCGTTGGCTGAAGCACAAAACGATCACTTTTGAAGACATTGCTGGTAAAGGTAAAAACCAACTTACCTTTAACCAAATCGCGCTGGAGGAAGCGGGACGCTATGCGGCAGAAGATGCGGATGTCACGCTACAGTTGCATCTCAAAATGTGGCCTGAACTCCAGCAACACAAAGGCCCGCTGAATGTTTTCGAAAACATCGAAATGCCGCTGGTGCCGGTATTGTCACGCGTTGAGCGCAATGGCGTAAAAATCGATCCTGCCGTCCTGCACAAACATTCGGAAGAAATTACGCTACGTCTGGCGGAACTGGAAAAGAAAGCGCATGACCTTGCGGGCGAGGCGTTTAACCTGTCCTCGACGAAACAGTTGCAGACCATCCTGTTTGAAAAGCAGGGTATCAAGCCGCTGAAGAAAACGCCTGGCGGCGCGCCGTCAACCTCGGAAGAGGTGCTGGAAGAGCTGGCGTTGGACTATCCACTGCCGAAAGTGATTCTGGAGTATCGTGGTCTGGCGAAGCTAAAATCTACCTATACCGATAAGCTGCCGCTGATGATTAACCCGAAAACCGGGCGCGTCCATACGTCCTATCATCAGGCGGTAACGGCGACGGGACGTTTATCGTCCACCGATCCGAACTTGCAAAATATTCCGGTACGCAACGACGAAGGCCGCCGCATTCGTCAGGCATTTATCGCGCCTGAGGATTATCTCATCGTGTCTGCGGACTATTCACAGATTGAGCTGCGTATTATGGCGCATCTTTCCCGTGATAAAGGGCTGCTCACGGCGTTCGCCGAAGGGAAAGATATCCACCGCGCAACGGCGGCGGAAGTATTTGGTCTGCCGCTGGACAGCGTGACCGGGGAACAGCGCCGAAGTGCGAAAGCCATTAACTTTGGTCTGATTTACGGGATGAGCGCCTTTGGTCTTTCTCGCCAGCTAAATATTTCGCGGAAAGAGGCGCAGAAGTATATGGATCTCTACTTCGAACGCTACCCTGGCGTGCTGGAATATATGGAGCGCACCCGCGCTCAGGCAAAAGAACAAGGCTACGTGGAAACGCTGGAGGGACGTCGCCTTTACCTGCCCGATATTAAATCCAGCAACGCGGCGCGGCGCGCAGGGGCGGAGCGCGCGGCGATCAATGCTCCCATGCAGGGAACGGCTGCCGACATCATCAAGCGCGCCATGATTGCCGTCGATGCCTGGTTACAGGCCGAGCAGCCGCGCGTGCGAATGATTATGCAGGTACACGATGAATTAGTGTTCGAAGTGCATAAAGACGACTTAGATGCGGTATCAAAACGTATCCATCAGTTGATGGAAAACTGCACGCGTATTGATGTGCCGTTGCTGGTGGAAGTCGGTAGCGGAGAAAATTGGGATCAAGCGCACTAA
- the yihG gene encoding acyltransferase, with product MTRILAAITLPLTIVLTILVTIVCSVPIIVAGVVKLLLPVPGVWRKISIFCNFMMYCWCAGLAALLRLNPHLQWDVEGLEGLSKKNWYLLICNHRSWADIVVLCVLFRKHIPMNKYFLKQQLAWVPFIGLACWALDMPFMKRYSRSYLLRHPERRGKDVETTRRSCEKFRRYPTTIVNFVEGSRFTHEKRRQTHSPYQHLLPPKAAGIAMAINVLGTQFDKLLNITLCYPDNDRRPFYDMLRGRLTRIVVRVQLEPINEELHGDYVNDKIFKRRFQRWLNTLWDKKDIQIEGIKKTCKNAGH from the coding sequence ATGACGAGAATACTCGCGGCGATCACGCTCCCACTGACTATCGTATTGACCATCCTGGTCACCATAGTTTGCTCAGTACCGATCATCGTTGCCGGAGTGGTAAAGCTCCTTTTACCTGTTCCCGGCGTCTGGCGTAAGATCTCCATTTTTTGCAATTTCATGATGTATTGCTGGTGTGCTGGACTTGCAGCGCTGCTACGCCTTAATCCGCATTTGCAATGGGATGTTGAAGGCTTAGAAGGTCTGAGCAAGAAAAATTGGTATTTACTGATTTGTAACCATCGTAGCTGGGCGGATATCGTTGTGCTTTGCGTTCTGTTCCGCAAGCATATCCCAATGAATAAATACTTTCTTAAACAGCAATTGGCCTGGGTGCCATTTATCGGGCTGGCATGTTGGGCATTAGATATGCCGTTTATGAAGCGTTACTCCCGTAGCTACTTGCTCCGCCACCCTGAGCGACGCGGTAAAGATGTCGAAACGACTCGTCGCTCTTGCGAAAAGTTTCGTCGGTATCCCACCACTATCGTTAACTTTGTTGAAGGTTCGCGATTTACGCATGAAAAACGTCGGCAAACGCATTCGCCCTATCAACATCTGTTGCCACCAAAGGCAGCAGGTATTGCAATGGCGATTAACGTTTTAGGCACTCAGTTCGATAAACTGCTTAATATTACGTTGTGTTATCCGGACAACGATCGCCGCCCCTTCTACGATATGCTACGCGGTAGGCTGACGCGTATTGTCGTACGGGTACAACTGGAACCCATAAATGAAGAACTACACGGCGATTATGTTAACGACAAAATATTCAAACGTCGCTTTCAACGTTGGCTTAACACGCTGTGGGATAAGAAAGATATACAGATAGAAGGGATTAAAAAAACTTGTAAAAACGCCGGTCACTGA